The Hemibagrus wyckioides isolate EC202008001 unplaced genomic scaffold, SWU_Hwy_1.0 Contig33, whole genome shotgun sequence genome includes a region encoding these proteins:
- the nfatc4 gene encoding nuclear factor of activated T-cells, cytoplasmic 4, producing the protein MSSGWEEGELDFKLIFEEEQQHQDSTVSDSQLTSTLSQPMGILPSPPPSNHRAGMHSPPPRRALVREFSGTYESLPARSVQVSESRVLECPSIQITTISPDDDFTPEGGSYWDRDRLYLPLLDPYCYRDSSMGAGSLSPSPASSPSSRGWLSPASSCDSLLVEDEELSEATTHFCLSPSSRPTSPGGKKRRNSPHPSPSHSRRGSYSEDHVQFLDTGDSAPQSQGQIELSIPQKTRKTSLEQVSSRDVELEQIPAPNTPCPPSDLGQLRREPPTLGMDYLSVPNTLGWGRTRASAHSPIFRSNALPPLDWPLPCQFDQYELRIDVQPRPHHRAHYETEGSRGAVKASPGGHPVVKLVGYAERQPLSLQVFVGTADDRSIRPHPFYQIHRVTGKMVGTASQESMQAGTKLLEIPLNPETNMTALIDCAGILKLRNSDIELRKGETDVGRKNTRVRLVFRTHLPLAPPLGPPGRVLALQVASQPIECSQRSAQELPTIESISITSCLVDGGAELLVNGSNFLPTSRVLFMERGSDGKLQWEEEAHVDRDKSTENVLCVRVPAYSDVCVSQPVCVCLYVTNGKRKRSSTHCFKYLPMLCKEEDPLLSRPSLLLLDGVMPLCPPPHPHEYSYTTPGGYHDEFCPQPETSEDRGPVNECDPSFQSLELGFSELLPPLYPPQPWPDSPYLSSSPSPSHSSSISPFPSSPVSTSPLPPPLQPHGLPAYHQESHMTFTGAPPMQHITLDEVNEFIGEDIRMFHTDSRPA; encoded by the exons ATGAGCTCTGGGTGGGAGGAAGGAGAGCTGGACTTCAAACTGATCTTCGAGGAGGAGCAACAACACCAGGACAGCACGG TCTCCGACAGCCAACTGACCTCCACACTCAGCCAGCCAATGGGAATCCTCCCTTCCCCTCCACCATCCAATCACAGGGCTGGCATGCATTCCCCGCCCCCCAGACGAGCGCTGGTGAGAGAGTTCAGCGGGACGTACGAGAGTCTCCCGGCTCGATCTGTGCAG gtcTCGGAGTCTCGTGTTTTGGAGTGTCCCAGTATTCAGATCACCACCATCTCTCCTGATGATGATTTCACCCCAGAAGGGGGCTCTTACTGGGACAGAGACCGTCTCTACCTGCCCCTCCTCGACCCCTACTGTTACAGGGACAGCAGTATGGGGGCGGGGTCTCTGAGCCCAAGTCCTGCCTCTAGCCCATCTTCTCGTGGTTGGCTAAGTCCTGCGTCGAGCTGCGATTCTCTCCTGGTGGAAGATGAGGAACTTAGCGAAGCCACAACCCACTTCTGCCTGTCTCCCTCATCCCGACCCACCTCACCTGGGGGAAAGAAACGGAGAAACTCCCCCCATCCCTCACCAAGCCACTCCCGCAGGGGCAGTTACTCCGAAGACCATGTCCAGTTCTTGGATACGGGAGACTCCGCCCCTCAGTCTCAGGGCCAGATTGAGCTCAGTATCCCTCAGAAGACCAGGAAGACCTCACTGGAGCAG GTCTCCTCCCGAGATGTGGAACTGGAGCAGATTCCTGCCCCAAATACCCCCTGCCCCCCCTCAGACCTGGGGCAACTCAGGAGGGAGCCTCCCACCCTGGGCATGGACTACCTCTCTGTACCAAACACCCTCGGCTGGGGAAGAACCCGTGCCAGCGCCCACAGCCCTATATTCAG GTCGAACGCGTTGCCGCCGCTCGATTGGCCGTTGCCGTGCCAGTTCGATCAGTACGAGCTGCGGATCGACGTTCAGCCACGCCCTCACCACCGCGCTCATTATGAGACAGAAGGAAGTCGAGGAGCTGTGAAGGCATCACCAGGAGGACATCCTGTAGTGAAG CTGGTGGGATATGCGGAGCGCCAGCCGCTGTCCTTACAAGTTTTTGTAGGAACTGCAGATGACAGATCCATTCGTCCACATCCATTCTATCAAATCCACAG ggtgaCGGGTAAGATGGTTGGTACAGCGAGTCAGGAGAGCATGCAGGCTGGAACCAAACTACTGGAGATCCCTTTAAACCCTGAGACCAACATGACAGCACT TATTGACTGTGCAGGGATCCTGAAGTTGAGGAACTCGGACATTGAGCTAAGGAAAGGAGAGACGGATGTTGGGAGGAAGAATACTCGTGTGCGATTGGTCTTCAGGACTCACCTGCCTTTAGCTCCGCCCCTCGGTCCACCTGGACGAGTGTTAGCGCTGCAGGTGGCCTCTCAGCCGATCGAGTGCT CCCAGCGCTCAGCTCAGGAGTTACCTACGATTGAGTCCatcagcatcacttcctgtttggtggACGGAGGGGCGGAGCTTCTGGTGAACGGCAGCAACTTCTTGCCCACATCAAGAGTATTGTTTATGGAGAGAGGGTCAG atGGTAAACTGCAGTGGGAGGAGGAGGCTCATGTGGACCGTGACAAAAGCACCGAg aatgtgttgtgtgtacgtgtaccagcctacagtgatgtgtgtgtgagtcagccggtgtgtgtgtgcctgtatgtgACCAATGGCAAGCGCAAGAGGAGcagcacacactgctttaaaTACCTGCCCA TGCTGTGTAAAGAGGAAGATCCTCTGTTGTCTCGTCCGTCCCTCTTGCTGTTGGATGGCGTGATGCCTTTGTGCCCGCCCCCACACCCTCATGAGTACTCGTACACCACCCCAGGGGGGTATCACGATGAGTTCTGCCCCCAGCCTGAGACATCTGAGGACAGGGGGCCAGTAAACGAGTGTGATCCCTCGTTCCAGAGCCTGGAGCTGGGTTTCAGTGAGCTGCTGCCCCCACTGTACCCGCCCCAGCCATGGCCTGACTCTCCGTACCTGTCCTCGTCCCCATCACCTTCTCACTCCTCCTCCATCAGTCCATTTCCTAGCAGCCCTGTTTCAACCTCCCCCCTTCCCCCTCCTCTCCAACCCCATGGCCTACCAGCATACCACCAGGAGAGTCACATGACTTTCACTGGTGCCCCGCCCATGCAGCACATCACGCTGGATGAAG TGAATGAGTTCATTGGTGAGGACATCAGGATGTTCCACACAGACAGCAGACCTGCATAA
- the myadmb gene encoding myeloid-associated differentiation marker homolog: protein MPVAFHSSPLMWSRVAAMVFACVAFSVALYGAQLTHGTGDWCVFCWSFSFAGTLLIILVEICGLQSRAPISWKNFPITFACYASLLCLSASIIFPLFFLKGYGGRDEYVNCRIVSTVFSCLATLAYFSEVSLSKARPGEVSGYMATAPGILKVCETFVACVIFVFISDPVSYNQNAATKWCLSVYCICFILSAAIILMCIAEWTGLLPISFPRFLSFYALLAVAMYLSATIIWPIYKFDDKHGGNSHRPNDCSYQRGLCAWDKTLAIAVLTALNFLLYLADLIYSARLVFVTV, encoded by the coding sequence ATGCCGGTGGCGTTCCACTCCTCCCCGCTGATGTGGTCGCGGGTGGCGGCCATGGTGTTCGCCTGTGTGGCGTTTAGCGTGGCGCTTTACGGCGCTCAGCTGACCCACGGTACCGGagactggtgtgtgttctgctggAGCTTCAGCTTCGCCGGGACTCTCCTGATCATCCTGGTGGAGATCTGTGGCCTACAGTCCCGCGCTCCCATCTCCTGGAAGAACTTCCCCATTACCTTCGCCTGCTACGCCTCTCTGCTCTGTCTGTCCGCCTCCATCATCTTCCCTCTCTTCTTCCTGAAAGGCTACGGGGGACGTGACGAATACGTCAACTGCCGCATCGTCTCCACCGTCTTCTCCTGCCTGGCCACGCTCGCCTACTTCAGCGAGGTCAGCTTGAGCAAGGCACGTCCGGGTGAGGTGTCCGGCTATATGGCTACGGCACCGGGCATTCTGAAAGTCTGTGAGACCTTCGTCGCCTGCGTCATCTTCGTCTTCATCAGCGATCCGGTGTCTTATAACCAGAACGCCGCAACAAAGTGgtgtctctctgtctactgCATCTGCTTCATCCTGTCAGCAGCCATCATCCTCATGTGCATTGCTGAGTGGACCGGACTGCTCCCCATTTCCTTCCCCCGCTTCCTGTCCTTCTACGCTCTGCTCGCCGTGGCCATGTACCTCTCCGCCACCATCATATGGCCCATTTACAAGTTTGACGACAAACACGGAGGAAACAGCCACCGGCCGAACGACTGCAGCTACCAGAGGGGGCTGTGCGCCTGGGATAAGACGCTAGCCATCGCCGTCCTCACTGCGCTAAACTTCTTGCTGTACCTTGCAGACCTGATCTACTCAGCCAGGCTGGTCTTCGTTACGGTTTAA